Proteins co-encoded in one Oncorhynchus masou masou isolate Uvic2021 chromosome 22, UVic_Omas_1.1, whole genome shotgun sequence genomic window:
- the LOC135508637 gene encoding carbohydrate sulfotransferase 1-like, protein MNSAMQCSWKAVILLALASIAIQYTAIRTFTAKPFQMCPVTISNPLNCGMLGQDVVDFSFDKRICDDFLYFSSNVSRKTHVLILATTRSGSSFVGQLFNQHQDVFYLFEPLYHVQTTLLPRLSRSRTAGDTRVMLGASRDLLRSLYDCDLYFLESYIKPQPANHSTDKLFRRGASKALCSLPVCDAFSPGELNIDEGECVKRCGVLNVTLASDACRERRHVAIKTVRIPEVSDLRALVEDPRLNLKVIQLVRDPRGILASRIETFRDTYRLWRIWRATGRRPYNLDLTQLSMVCEDFLGSVTTGLSKPPWLKGRYMLVRYEDLAKNPLQKTKKIYDYLGLVMDKNVGDWIQNNTRGSNDLSAKHKYGTVRDSAANAESWRLKLSYDMVDYTQTVCQQVLQELGYKTVSSPEELKNLSLTLIEDKIFVPFL, encoded by the coding sequence ATGAATTCAGCCATGCAATGTTCCTGGAAGGCTGTGATTCTGCTAGCCTTAGCGTCCATAGCGATCCAGTACACAGCCATCAGGACGTTCACAGCCAAGCCATTCCAGATGTGTCCAGTGACAATCTCCAACCCTCTGAACTGTGGCATGCTGGGGCAGGATGTGGTGGACTTTTCTTTTGACAAGCGGATCTGTGACGACTTTCTTTACTTCTCCTCCAATGTCTCCAGGAAGACCCATGTTCTGATCCTGGCCACGACCCGCAGCGGCAGCTCCTTCGTGGGTCAGCTGTTCAACCAGCACCAGGATGTGTTTTATCTGTTTGAGCcgctctaccatgtccagaccaCCCTGCTCCCCCGCCTGTCCCGCAGCAGGACGGCAGGCGACACCAGGGTGATGCTGGGGGCAAGCAGGGACCTGCTCCGGAGCCTCTACGACTGTGACCTTtacttcctggagagctacatcAAACCACAGCCGGCCAATCACAGTACAGACAAGCTGTTCCGGAGGGGAGCCAGCAAGGCTCTGTGCTCCCTGCCCGTCTGCGACGCCTTCAGTCCTGGAGAGTTGAACATCGATGAAGGAGAGTGCGTCAAGAGGTGTGGGGTTCTCAACGTGACTCTGGCGTCAGACGCTTGCCGGGAGCGGCGCCATGTGGCCATCAAGACCGTACGGATACCGGAGGTGAGTGACCTCAGGGCTCTGGTGGAGGACCCTAGGCTCAACCTCAAGGTGATCCAGCTGGTTAGGGACCCCCGAGGGATCCTGGCCTCACGCATTGAGACCTTCAGGGACACCTACCGCCTCTGGAGGATCTGGAGGGCCACTGGGAGGAGGCCCTACAACCTGGACCTCACCCAGCTTTCCATGGTCTGTGAGGACTTCCTGGGATCTGTAACCACTGGGCTCAGCAAGCCCCCATGGCTCAAAGGGAGGTATATGCTGGTCAGGTATGAGGACCTGGCCAAGAACCCTCTCCAGAAGACCAAGAAGATCTATGATTACCTGGGTCTGGTCATGGACAAGAACGTAGGAGACTGGATCCAGAACAACACTAGGGGAAGCAATGATCTGTCAGCCAAGCATAAATACGGCACTGTTCGGGACTCAGCGGCCAACGCAGAAAGCTGGAGGCTCAAATTGTCTTATGACATGGTTGATTACACACAGACTGTGTGTCAGCAAGTTCTACAGGAGCTGGGTTATAAGACTGTCAGTTCGCCCGAGGAGCTGAAaaatctgtctctcactctcatcGAGGACAAAATTTTTGTACCTTTTTTGTAG